The genomic DNA TCCACGTGCAGCTCTTAGCTTTGCCTTCTTTTATCTTTGCTTCCAATTCCATGCATGGATTTCTCCTCCAAATATATAACACTAGTTTTTGTTGCTTATGTAAAGAGAGAGAAAGTAAAGAAATCCAACAGAGAGAGAGTGAGTAATATTCTGCTCTCTGTTGTTTTTTCTTAttcaaaatatgatttttagtTCAACCAATTAGCTAGTAGCAATGAGACAGAGACATAGAGGGACAACTACTACATATCCAGTAGCTACCCTACTCTGTCTTTGCTTTTCTTAAACATCAGATCTTCTTGTTCTACTCACAAAATACATTAAACATTTTGTGGGTTCCTCCCTGGATTAGTTCAATGTCTAAAAGTAGTTCAGATTTTGGTTTTTGATTTAGTTTCTTGATCTAGGTGCTTTTGTATTTTTATCTGCACTTGTGTTGGTTTGAGGTATTAGATCATTTAGAttactttctttggttcttgaTCTGAATATTCATTTGTTTGATCATTTCGATGGCAAAAGATCATGAAGCAAACTACATGTGTAAATTGTGCAGCAAATGCTTCCCTTGTGGAAGATCCTTGGGAGGTCACATGAGGTCTCATGTGATTCATCCAACTGATCAAGAAAAGCTCCAAAAATTGAAAAGGTTGCCTGCAGGTGATAATGGTGGTATCAACACTTTAGTAGAGTCTGATGCAGCTGCTTATGGTCTCAGAGAGAAACCGAAAAAAACATATCGATTTAAAGATTCAAGTGAAGATACTTTGCTTCATGTCGATAAAATTTGCAAGGAATGTGGAAAAGATTTTCCATCTTGGAAGGCTTTATTTGGGCACATGAAGTGCCATTCTGATAAAATTACACGTACTCGCGTGGATGAACAAGATTCCGGGACTAGTGCTGATCAATCTGAAAATGGGAAGGTGAATCCAAGAAAAAAGAGATCAGTAAGAAGAACCAAAAGGTACTTTAAGATGGAAATTTCTGGTACTACTGCAACTTCATCTTCTTTATCTTGTAATGCAAATACTACAGCATCTGTTTCTGAAATTGAGCAAGAACAAGAAGAAGTTGCTTTGTGTTTGATTATGCTTTCTAAGGATGTGAGTAATTGGAGTGGTCTAAAATCTATCGGTGAGTCCTCTGTTAATAATTCTGAGTTCGTAGATGCTCAGTCGTTCACTAAAACAGAAGGTAAGCAGGTTGGCGGTGATGAGATTGTCAAGTTAAAGAAGAAATTAAATGGGAATTTAAGAGATGGTCCTAAAATGAACAGATCAGAAATCAAAGTTGGTGGACTAATAATGCTCAATGATAAGCTGAAGTCTAAAGTAGTTGAGGAATTAGAATTCCAGGTGTCTGAAGTTGAGATAGAGAGGACTTTGATCAATGCAAGTAAATCTGATGAAGAAAGTGATTTGGGTACCAAGAAACTTATTCCAAGCAAGAGGAAAGAACCTGACTTCGTAGGACCTGAATATAAAGTGAACAACATGGAAATGATCAAGATAGGATGTGATCAGAGAAGAAAATATGAGTGTCCCTCTTGTAACAAGGCCTTCAACACTTTCCAAGCACTTGGAGGTCACAGAGCAAGTAACAAGAAAATGAAAGGCTGCTTTGGCCTGATAAACAGTTGCGAGAACAGGGTGATTGCAGCTGACCTTCGTATTTCTCCAATACCACCTGCTGATAACAGGAGTCTCATTGCTCATGAAATGACTACAGACACAAGCAATGGAACTAAAAAGATAATTAAGGGGGGTTCACATGAATGCCAAATTTGCTTTAGAGTTTTCTCTTCAGGACAAGCGTTGGGTGGTCACAAGAGATCACATTTGATTGCTGAAGCCAAAAACAGCCAGGGTATTACAAGTAGCAGCATTGTGATACAGAAACCAGTTCCGGAGATTCGTGACTTTCTTGATCTTAACTTGCCTGCTCCAGAAGAGGATGATATAAGTACTTCTGAAATTGGTTTTAGGCAATGGTGGATGGGAAATAACAACCATGAGGCGTTGCTTGGTCTGCTATAAACTGATATTTAATCTTTTCATTCAAATACTGTACAGATTCATCCATTCTTTACACAATTGCATGGCTCGCTGCAGTTATCACATTTCAGTAACTGCTACATTGTTGGTCATCTATCTTATGTTACTTCATTGTACTTTTAACTTCATATTGTTTTTTGTAATGCTTTAGGTTACATGTCAACAGTAGTTACTATCTACCCCATTTGAGCATAAGCTGAAACCTCAACTGTTTGATGAAGAACTTTTGTATTGCTACAGAATGCAAAGGTCATTCTTGGTATTGTAATACTCTTCTTACTGAATTTCATGTTTGTTCTTGGAGATAAATCATGCATATATCAATTGTCAAGATTTATATATGCACAATTTAAGGGACACGATCCACCTATTATGTGCAGTATTTTCACCGTTATAAACTTTTTTGGCTTGGCACTGAAGATAATGATATAAACTAGGTGCATGGATAGGTAATTGATGAATGAGATAATCATATAAGATATGCATATGATCATTATTTTTGGAGCATTATGTTAAGTTGGTTCTAACCGCTGTTCCAATAGCCAAAGAAATTAGAAGAAGTACAAGAAGAAGACAGAGAGAGTAGTTGAGGTAATTTTCTCATCTTTCCTCCCCAAAAACAAACATGACAATTTTAAAGGAGTCGGGATCCTCAGCCCCCTACTTGTGTCCCTGCCCTTTCCCTTTTTCTTATTggtcaattatttaattatttagcTTCTTGTGTCATCTGACATGCCTCCTTTTTTTATGGGTCAATTATTTATTGTTTACAAATTTCTTTTTTCCCCTTTAATCTATTAGTTTCTTTCAAGTTTATACGGTGTATATCCGAATTATTAAAATATTCATTTATCTATTagttaatcaattaaaaatattttatagaTATAAACATGGtattatataataaatatgactTTTATACATTCTACATTAACTTGATATGCGTACAATTTTATTGATGTATACTCtgtttaattaatttattataaaatataaggAGGGAGTACAGATAACATAAAAAAATACTAATTGACTAACAAAAGTAGAGGGGACATATTAGGGGACACAGGGAGTGGACAGAGGATCCAGACTCATTTTAAAGGGAGAAAACTAAAAACTACTCCTAATTACTAGGGATAAGTGAGGAAAGTTACCGGAAACGTGGGCATCCCCATTATTTCCTTTATTTCATAAGCAACAACTAAATCAACTAATTACAAAGACTAATTCAAAACGGCTTATGTCTCCTCACTGCCTTGCATAGGCTGCACGTAACAATACACCCCACTTGAAGTCACCTTGTCCTCAGGGTGAAATTGAGGATAAGTACGTGCAAAATGCCATTTATTTTCCTATGTCGCATTCTCTCGGGACTGACCAACCCATTTAACTAATATATCGACTTGCTTTGTGCACGACCCTCTCTTCCAAGATAAGTTCTTGTTGAGGAACTACATGTAATTGGACAGGTTCGTTGACGGGAAGCGGAAATGGTTCTGGAACAGGGCCTTAACTCTTCCTTAGTCAACTCACATGAAACACATCATGAATTAAGGATCCAGGAGGTAACTCAAGTCGATATGCAACCCTTCCCAGCTTAGCAAGGATTTTGTAGGGACCAAAAAATCTTGGACTTAATTTAGCCGATGATCTAGTAGTCACACTTGATTGTCTGTACGATTATAATTTAACATAAACATGATCTCCTACCTCAAATTCCAACTCACGTCGGTGGCGATTAGCAAACTGCTTCATACGGTTCCGAGCTTCAAAGAGATTGGCGTGCAAAGTTTTAAGCACCAGATCACGGTCCTGAAGATAGTCTTCAACAGCTTTGACCTTAGTCGTGCCCGGAACATATGGCAAGAGCTTAGGGGGAAGCCGTCCATAAACAAcctaaaaaggaattagcttgGTGGAAGTATGAACCGAGGTATTATAACTATATTTTGCCCAAGGTAACCAGTCCACCCATTTGTTAGGCTTGTCACCCTCAAAACAACACAGGTATTGCTCTAAAATCCGATTAACAACCTCCGTTTGCCCATCTGATTGCGGATGGTAGCTAGAGCTCATGCATAATAGTGACCTCTGCATTTTAAATAGAGCCTGCCAGAAGGAGCTTATGAACACTTTATCACGAACACTTACAATGGTTAAAGGAATGCCATGCAGACAAACAATGTTGGTGATAAATTCCCGAGCAACGCTTGAAGCAGTAAACGGATGCCGCATAGGCACAAAATGAGCATACTTTGAGAGCCGATCGACAATCACCATCACCACTATGAACCCGGTGTAAAGGCAACCCTTCCACAAATTCATGTTAATATCCTCCCAAATTCTTTCCGGTACTGGAAGAGGCTGCAACAACCCCACAGGCCGCATGCTATCCGTCTTAGCTCGTTGACACATATGACATTCCCAAATATACTGCTTCACAAAATCTTTCATGCCCAACCACCAAAATTTCTGTTTCACTTTAGTTAACGTCTTATGGAACCCAAAATGGCCGCCTTCGGGAGAAGAGTGACACATAGCCAACACGGTAGATAAAAGAGGAGACTTGGAACTCAACAAGATAGCATCATCTCTAAACCAAACCCCATCATATTTCACAAGGTTCCCTTTAACTGTAAGAGGACATGATGAAGGCAAATTGAAATAAAAAGGGCCAGTGTGTACCTACACTTGAATATCCGCCCATATGGTGGAACATGGATGGGAAACACCTAGAAAATGAAACTCGGGTTTATGAGAGACTGCATCTGCGCCCCGATTAAGACTCCAACTGTTATATTCAATTTTATAGTCGAATCCCAATAGCTTGGGTAACCATCTGGATTGCGCAGGAGTAGCTAGTCGTTGCTCCATTAAGTACTTGAGACTAACATGGTCTGTTTTCACCACAAAAGGCCGACCCAATAAATAATGACGCAATTTTCAAACCGCCTTCACAATCGCTAACATCTCACTCTCATATGTGGACCAAGAAAACATGGTGCCTTTTAAAGGAGCACTAAAATAAGCCAGAGGTTTGCCATATTGAGTAAGAATGGCCCTAATACCCACCCCACTTGCATCACACTCCACTATAAAGGGTGAGACCAGTCAGGTAGAGCAAAAGTAGGAGCAGTTGTCAAGGCCAGCTTTAACGCCCGGAATGCCGCCTCGACCTTCTTATCCCAAAGAAATGAGCCTTTGCCTATTAGTTTATGTAAGGGAGCTGCAATACCTCCGAACCCTAGATGAACTTCCGATAATATCCAGCCAACCCCAGGAAGCCTCAGACTCCTTTTTCATTAGTCGGAGTGGGCCAGGAAAGGACGACCTGGACTTTATCTATTTCAACTGCTATACCACCCCAGGAAATAACATGCCCCAAATAGTTAACTTGAACCACCCAAAACAATACTTTGAAAGATTGGAAAAAAGATGATTAGCACTTAACAATCCCAAAACAGTACGTAGGTGACCAAGGTGTTCATTCAaagattttgaataaataaaGATATCGTCAAAGAAGACCAGAATAAACTTACGAAGATATGTCGAGAAATGTCATTCATTAAGCATTGGAAAGTAGACGGTGCATTGGTGAGGCCGAAAGGCACAACAACGAACTCATAATGTCCATTATGTGTTcgaaatgctgtcttgggaatgtCAGTCTTCCGAACCCGAATTTGGTGGTAACCAGAATGGAGGTCAAGATTAGAGAAAATAGTGGTCCCATATAATTCATCTAGGAGCTCTTCTATCACCGGAATCAGATACTTATCTTTAACAGTGATGTCGTTCAAAGCCCTGTAGTCCACACAAAAACGCCACGTGCCGTAAAATGTTTTAACTAACAAGACCAGCGACAAAAATGGGCTGTGGCTGGGGCGAATCATCCCATTCTGCAGCAACTCTGTAACTTGCTTTTCGATCTCTACCTTTTGCAAATACAGTTGGCGATACGGTCTTTTGTAAATAGGGTATGTCATGGTCATGAAAACGTTTAGGGGGTAATCCATTTGGCTCTGGAAGACCTGCTCAAATTCGGTTAAGACCTGTTGAACTTCTAGGCAAGGGCTTGGCATAGAAGAAGGCTCTGCTTCGACCTGGTGAAACTGGAGAAGGAAGGAAAACCCCTATATTCCCATCAACTCGTTGGTCATTAAGGAAGTCAAATCAGACCTCTTCAACCCCTGCAATTGTGCGTTGAACCAGCATGATGAAATCCGATAGTGAAGTTCTAGAAATTGATCTAAATAGGCCCCAAAGACTTCGACCATTGGACACCTAAGATAATTAGACTAGCTGTAATTGGTAGAACAAAGAAATCAGTGGTTATCATATACCCCTGAATAAGAATTGTAAGACCTCTTACTCGACCCACGCAAGCTAACTTTTCACGGTTCGCAACTACCAATTCCAGCTTGACCCCAGTGTCCACCGTTAACCCGAATCGTTCCACCATTGACTGCTCAATGAAATTGTGGGTGCTACCACCATCAATTAATACCACCACATTTTTGTTACGAATATTACCAGGGAGTCTTAATGTCTGGGGTAGAATAGTGCCTGAAATGGCATGGAAAGAGATCTCAACGGCTTCAACATCAGGAGGGGTATCCACAACCTCTTCCTCTTGGTTGTCTCCGTCTTCAGCATCGTCGACTTCACTGGTCATAAAGAGTTGTGGCTTGTGGCACTTTTGACCCGGAATGTAACGTTCATCACAATAATAACAAAACCTCTTTTCCCGATGTTCTCTGGCCTCTCCTCCTGATAGACGGCGTACTGAATTTTGGGCGGGTAGAGCAAGGCATTGAGACGGTGGTGTCCCCAGGAGTCCTGATGTGACTGGGGGCTTAGTAAGAGACTGAAAATTGGAGACCCCAGTAGAAGGAATGACTTATTATTGCAAGCTCAATTTCTCCTCAACCAACCGAGATAACCCCATTGCATCCGCTACGGTGCGCGGTTTCTTGAGTTTCACCTCCAAGCGAATCTCCTATTTCACGCCACCTACAAAACAACCAAGTAAGAATGACTGCGGGAGGTTGTCGACACAGTGGGACAACTGTTCGAAAGCCTCAATGTAAGCTGCAACTGTGGTACTATGTTTGAGTCGGTGTAAGGATTTCGAGGGGTCTTCATAATCAGTCGGACCAAATTTGCTCAACAGTTCCGTGGTAAATTCCCCCCATGTCATCGGTCCACGTGATTTCATAAACTATATGCCACGGTAATGCGATACCATCGAGATGAAATGAGGCCAGATTAACGCGATCTTCAGCTGccatattttaaaatttgaaatattGTTCAGCCTGGCATATCCACCCTGTATACTCATCGCCACTAAACTTGGGAAAGTGGAGCTTCAGGTAGGGTTTTCTTTCATTCCCGATGATGTTACTTTGGCTTGACCCAGAAGATGAGGCAGAATTGCGCTCCTTAATGGCCTGGACATCGGACACTAACTTGTGGAACATGGTAGTTAGTTTCTCGAGAGCTTCATTAGTGCTCTAACTATTCGAGAGATTGTTTGTGTGTCTCCATCGGATCAACACCGCTCTGATAACACTGTTAAGGTGGTTCTAACGGCTGTTCCAATTGCTAAAGAAATTAGAAGAAGTATAGGAAGAAGACAAAGAGAGTAGTTGAGGCAATTTTCTGACATTTCCTTCCCAAAAACAAACATGACAATTGTAAAGGGAGAAAACTAAAAACTACTTCTAATAACTAGGGAGAAGTGGGGGAAGTTACTGGAAATGTGGGCATCCCCATTATCTCCTTTATTTTATAAGCAGCAACTAAATCAACTAACTACAAAGACTAATTCAAAATGGCTCACTGCCCTGCATAGGCTGCACGTAACACATTAGTACAAGAAGCACACACATAGATAACATGTAAAGCAATTAGAAAAAGAAATTTAAGACATGTtatcttttataatttatttatttataaaaaaatcattATTATGTAATATGATACAAAACAAAGAGGAAGATACATGAATTGGCGCGTGTCTTTGAAGAGACAAGGGACTTGAACTCCTTGCCAAGGTACACCTTCATTCCTATACATATAAATTATTAGCTAGTTTAATTGTTACCCCCCTTTTTTTGTTTTTATCAATATTGTAACCATTTTCTAACCATGTTTTGTTTGATGTTTGATGATTAGTCATATTCGGTTGCATTTGTGACTAGTTTAAATACTTGTTTGTTTATGTACACTCTTAAATACTTTTATCAATACATCGTTGTTTTTTTCAGGTTCTCATCAAATTAAAAAAGTTTCTCTCCTCAGTTTCACTATATACATGTACAAAATAGGGCTCTGGAGCTCTTATCGCTCTTATCCAACATATAAAAATTTTTAATCGTCCGATCAAAAGAAGAAGGGCCGAGATTAAAACATATATGGTTACTTTTTATCATGTTTGGCTTAAATATTTAAGTTAGGGCCTTATGATTTAAGTTAAATAATCCATTAGTAATAGTGATATGATATGATATAAGTTACCCCCCTTTATATTTGCAATTGGAGTGGGCATGAAATTTAAGAAGTGTGTATTAAGTAACGGGGAAGAGAGTAAGAGAAATGTCAAAAGTAGTGTGACTCGTCAGTATTGATAGATTTGGAAAAGTAGATGAAAGTAGTTGATGAGATTATTTTTTACATTGAAATGTAAAGATTTGTGTTGAACATCCAAAAACTAAAAATGGTAAAGAATTGGGTGGGATATAATTTGACATAAATTTATCCTAaacaactatatatatatatataacatgaGGATCACGTACCTAAGGATGACCTCAGGATACTACCTGATGTTATAATATTTTTCATATAAATACAGGACGGTAAATTTATAATTTCAGGATGAGTTACTAGTatttacaaaaatgtcattaaaTTTGTATGAGAGAAGTTTATAACCTCAGGGGAGTTACCTAAGTTCATCCTTAGGCCCATTTTTCTCATATAACATAGAGAAAAATGGGCCCGAGGTCATCCTCAGTTAACTCCCCTGAGATTATAAACTTCTCTCATACAAAATTAATGGCATTTTGGTAAATACTAGTAACTTATTATGAAATTACAAATTTACCCTACTGTATTTATATGGAAAAAGGTTATAATATCATGTAGTACCCTGAGATCATCCTCAGGTACTTGATTCTCtataacataaatatataatttagTTTAAacttttcagaaaaaaaaacaaaataaatttagaaAGTAATTACAAGTATTATTGCAACTTCACATGCAACCATGCTTAATAAGTTCATCAAGTTTTTGTTCAAACCCCACTCTTTTTCTTTTATCAAACAGTTAAAAATTTGTATGTTGGATAACAACTCCCTTTCAAAACGACCACCCCCACATGGCGAGTATGGATTTTGAATACATAATTGTAGTGGTATTTTAGTAAACCCACTGCCACATAcgttttttaatttataaaaaatatacttGAGTGGACCATCTTTATGTATGTACGACTTTAAATATGGTAATATATATGACTTTATAGTCTATAGATATAGACCTTCGTTTCACCTGATTACTGTTCCGCGTCTAAATGCTTACCACATATTGCTTTAAGAAATGATCATGGCAATAAATCAGATTTCTATGCAGTGCAATCTTAGTATCTAAAGAGATGGTAACCTTTATTCCACTATCTTAATCTACTTTTGGTCCGATATCGCCTGCTAATATCAACGCTAAAAGAGGATACATGAACAAAAGAAAATAGTATAGAGGTGATTACTTTACTTTAAAAGACACGAAAGAGCCCTTTAATAAGAATGCCTCTAGAAATTCATCTTTCCATTTTACGGAGGAGTTGAATTTAAGAATAGATAGTAAATCTTTCAAAGATATATGAACATACATCAACAAGCAAATTTTTTATTTGAGAACAGAACTTGTATTGTCAAGCAAATTTTTCTAAAATATCCAGAGGTAGTGCATTTACTTTAGACAAAAATGCATTTTGTGTACCTGAAGTTTGATCAATCCATCACTTAAATGATAAACTTTGAAAATTATCACTTGTAGTAGTGCagtttaaatttaattaaaatctGTGTATTCCCGTCAAAGACCAGCTAACGGTGTAAGGGTAAAATGGTCCAAAAACAGATTttgaaaattaatttaaatttacaCAGATCAAAGGGTGAGTGTTGAAGAAGGGTTATGGTGATAGCAA from Apium graveolens cultivar Ventura chromosome 5, ASM990537v1, whole genome shotgun sequence includes the following:
- the LOC141659895 gene encoding uncharacterized protein LOC141659895, with translation MAKDHEANYMCKLCSKCFPCGRSLGGHMRSHVIHPTDQEKLQKLKRLPAGDNGGINTLVESDAAAYGLREKPKKTYRFKDSSEDTLLHVDKICKECGKDFPSWKALFGHMKCHSDKITRTRVDEQDSGTSADQSENGKVNPRKKRSVRRTKRYFKMEISGTTATSSSLSCNANTTASVSEIEQEQEEVALCLIMLSKDVSNWSGLKSIGESSVNNSEFVDAQSFTKTEGKQVGGDEIVKLKKKLNGNLRDGPKMNRSEIKVGGLIMLNDKLKSKVVEELEFQVSEVEIERTLINASKSDEESDLGTKKLIPSKRKEPDFVGPEYKVNNMEMIKIGCDQRRKYECPSCNKAFNTFQALGGHRASNKKMKGCFGLINSCENRVIAADLRISPIPPADNRSLIAHEMTTDTSNGTKKIIKGGSHECQICFRVFSSGQALGGHKRSHLIAEAKNSQGITSSSIVIQKPVPEIRDFLDLNLPAPEEDDISTSEIGFRQWWMGNNNHEALLGLL